The Agrococcus sp. SGAir0287 DNA window GCGAGCCCGGCGACGATGCCGGGCTGCCACGCCGAGAGGGACGACGTGCGGACGACGAGCACGACGATCGGCACGAGCATCCAGACGAGGAGGCCGACCATGAGCAGCACCCCGCCCGCGCCGACGCCCGGCCGGCCGGCCGGTGCCGCCGTCGGCCGCCTCGGCTCGATGGTGAGCGAGAGCGGCAGCCCGACGAGCACGAACGCGCCCGCGCCCGTGAGCAGCGCGGTCGCCTCCAGCTCGCCGCGCAGGTCGACGTCCCGCCGCGCCGAGACCCAGATGGGGGCGCAGAGGACCACGAGCGCTGCGGCGAATCCCACGAGACCCGCGACCGGAGGCCATCCGCGCCATCGCAGCACCCGCCGCGCGACCGCGAGCGCCCGCAGCAGCGCCGTCCGCGGCGAGCGCTCGACGCGCAGCGACGCGGCGAGGGCGGCCTGGGACGCGCGCACCTCGGCGTCGAGATCGTCCAGTCCGAGCGTGGCGAGGGAGCCGAGCAGCTCCTGCGGGCTCGGCTCGCCCTCCACGCGCAGCGAGCCCACCTCGACGGGCGAGCCGTCGACCTCGACGAGCAGCCGTCGCACGGGCGGCGGCGGCCCCACGGGCTCGGGCGGCGTCGCAACCCGCGTCCGGGCACGAGGACGACGCCAGCGCTCCGACCCGTCGTCGACCCGCGACGCCGCCTCGGCGGAGCGGCCGCGGTCGTGGTCGCGCCACGATCGCCGTCGCCGCTGCGCCATGCCGCCCCTCTCGTCGCCCGCCATGCTCGCATCCGAGCGTCGCGGCAACCTGAGCACCGCATCCCTCGAGGCCTTGTCGAAGGTTCGACGCCGGTGCAGCATGGCTGCATGCGCGCCATGTGGAAGGGATCCATCGCCTTCGGGCTCGTCAACGTCCCCGTGAAGCTCTACTCGGCGACCGAGACCCACGACGTGCGGCTGCATCAGGTGCACGACGAGGACGGCGGCCGCATCCGGTATCAGCGCAAGTGCGAGGTGTGCGGCGAGGTCGTGCCGTACGAGCACATCGACAAGGCGTACGAGGAGGACGGCAAGACGGTCGTGCTGCGCGACGAGGACCTGAAGTCGCTGCCCGTCGAGCGCTCGCGCGAGATCGAGGTCGTGCAGTTCGTGCCGTCGAAGCAGATCGACCCCATCCGACTCGAGAAGTCGTACTACCTCGAGCCCACGGGCTCCGCGCTCAAGGCGTACACGCTGCTGCGACGCGTGCTCGACGAGACCGCCCGCACCGCGATCGTGCGCATCTCGATCCGCCAGCGCCAGCGCCTCGCCGTGCTGCGCGTGCACGACGACGTGCTCATGGTGCAGACGATGCTGTGGGACGACGAGATCCGCGCCGCCGAGTTCGCCTCGCTCGACGAGCGTCCGCGCATCGCCGCGAAGGAGCTCGACCTCGCGAAGGCGATCGTCAAGGA harbors:
- the ku gene encoding non-homologous end joining protein Ku yields the protein MRAMWKGSIAFGLVNVPVKLYSATETHDVRLHQVHDEDGGRIRYQRKCEVCGEVVPYEHIDKAYEEDGKTVVLRDEDLKSLPVERSREIEVVQFVPSKQIDPIRLEKSYYLEPTGSALKAYTLLRRVLDETARTAIVRISIRQRQRLAVLRVHDDVLMVQTMLWDDEIRAAEFASLDERPRIAAKELDLAKAIVKELSGDFAPEEYEDDYQVQLRQLVDAKLEQGDAIDTAATFGEEAEEAEVLDLMEALQRSVERRKGAKADAKGAKGSGSKRSKSA